A region from the Candidatus Methylacidiphilales bacterium genome encodes:
- a CDS encoding sugar nucleotide-binding protein, whose amino-acid sequence MNRMFLVIGSSGYVGSAFRRYLGTNNLPHTCLSLKNPSRPHREVLTEALKNCRPDFVISAAGYVGTPNVDATETHKLECLDANISIPVLIADVCREHGVPFGHVSTGCVYSGSKPGGAGFNEDDPPNFDFRHNNSGFYSGCKALAEEMLAEYPAVYIWRLRYPYSAFNHPKNYLSKLLRYSTLVEARNSISEIEEFAAACVQCHLKKIPFGKYNITNPGSVTTREVVALLQKYNMAPGKEFRFFADEAEFLRTAAKVPRANCVLDSSRITGRGIHLTEVHEAIESCLKNWRA is encoded by the coding sequence ATGAACCGCATGTTCCTTGTAATCGGCAGCAGCGGGTATGTGGGTTCGGCATTCCGCCGCTATCTCGGAACCAACAACCTTCCCCACACCTGCCTGTCCTTAAAAAATCCCAGCCGTCCGCACCGGGAAGTTCTCACAGAAGCCTTGAAAAACTGCCGGCCGGACTTTGTAATCAGCGCCGCCGGTTATGTCGGAACTCCCAATGTCGATGCCACTGAAACCCACAAGTTAGAATGCCTGGATGCCAACATCTCCATTCCTGTGTTGATCGCGGATGTCTGCCGGGAACATGGTGTACCCTTCGGGCATGTTTCCACCGGATGCGTCTATTCGGGCTCCAAACCGGGAGGTGCCGGCTTCAACGAAGACGATCCGCCCAACTTCGATTTCCGCCACAATAACTCGGGCTTTTACAGCGGATGCAAAGCCTTGGCTGAAGAAATGCTCGCGGAATACCCCGCCGTTTATATTTGGCGGCTCAGATATCCCTACAGCGCATTCAACCACCCCAAAAACTACCTCTCGAAATTGTTGCGCTACTCAACCCTCGTCGAGGCCAGAAATTCCATATCCGAAATCGAGGAATTCGCCGCCGCTTGCGTCCAGTGCCACCTGAAAAAAATCCCGTTTGGGAAATATAACATCACCAATCCGGGCTCTGTGACCACACGGGAAGTCGTGGCTCTCCTTCAAAAATACAACATGGCGCCGGGAAAAGAGTTCCGTTTTTTTGCCGACGAAGCCGAGTTCCTCAGAACTGCCGCAAAAGTACCGCGCGCAAATTGCGTTCTCGATTCCAGTCGGATCACCGGCAGGGGAATCCATCTGACCGAAGTTCATGAAGCCATCGAGTCCTGCCTGAAAAACTGGCGGGCATGA